AACATTTATGTTTTTCTGAGGAATGATGGGATCAGCAGCACAGATTACATGGGGCTTGAATGGCAGATTCAACGAAGAGGTGGGTTGCGTGCAGATGCTAAAGCCACGAGCACAAGCGACACATTCGATGACCTCGCACGAAATATTGGATTGGATACTTCTGACTACAAGAAGTGGGCTCAGACCAGCGACACGAAGCCCAATCTCTGCGCAGTATATTCAATCCCAAACACGATTTACATTGACTATGGTGAGTTCAAAGTTTTGGACCAAGTTCCATGGTCCATCATCAGCATTTGGAGATCGCAAGCAAGTGCGGCTCGGGCCAATTGGGAAAAAAACGTTTTCTCGTACTGCAAAGCGAAGGTGTAATAGATGAAGAAATTAAAGGCCACTTGGCTAGTCCTAATACACATGGCTATATGTTTATTGGCCACGGGTGGAAGGAAGCGATCATAAATTCCTACTCACATTTAGGCGATGACATGAGCGGAGTTGGTCCAGATAGATACTCGTCACATGGAATTGCGTTCCTTTATCTGAAGGCTTGTTACAGCGCTTACAAAGTTCCTATTATCAGAAAACACTACAGATATAACGCTTGGGAATCCAACGTAGCAACCCGAGGTAGGTTTGTAGGCTATGAGGGTACCGTGTCCACGCTGACCGAAGTATTCCAATGGGCAACTGCCAAAGGGAAGAACGATTATCCATTTTCAGTAGGCAAATAACTAACCAAACTCCTTTCCTGATGTTTACTCGGTGGACATTCCCCATGGCAATAGGACTTGCCCATTTGATTGTTTCATGCACGCCTCCAGTTACTCCGGCCCCAAAAGCAGCGACAATAAACAAACTCAATCGCGTGTATCACACCATCCGCGTCTTAGAGTCGGAGAATCATCTTAGCATTGGCGAACAACTCCGACGGATTACTAACGCAATCACGTTGCAGGATAAGTGGACTCGTTTGGTCGTAGAAAGCATGGCAAAAGACGGAATAGACGAGACAATTGCTCGTGAGACTTTGTGCCAAGATGGCTACGGTAACCTGTTTAACATCGATTTCAAGACAAGCTTAATTGCAAAGGGTGCTCCAAATAAGCTTACAGGAGTCGAGTTTGATGTAATCATTTGGTCGAGCGGCGAAAATGGAATCAATGAAGATGGACAAGGCGACGACATTTTCCTGCCCGCAGAAAAAGTGCCGAGGTAAGGTCACGGCTAGTTTGAAACATGGCTTCGACGAGTGGCCTTGCCTCGATTTGGTGGACAAGCTTTTGAAGTGGGATCAGGAAGCCGGCGGGAGATGAACGGAGGATTTGAAGTGAGCTTGGAGCGAACAACGGGTCACGACCCATGAAAACGAAAAACATTTTCACTGGAGTAACCCTTCTGCTTGTCTGCGCCGGCTCATTGCTGGTCATCGGCACGGTTACGGGACGAAAGTCCGCGAGTCGGCGTTTGACATTCGTCGTGCAACAGCGCCGGACGCCGGATTCGTTGTCTGGGCTGCTGTCGTTGACCCCGAGGGAATTGGTCGCTGTGGACATCGGGCGGATGAACCTGCTCTGCGCTCAAGGACTTGACAGACCGGAGGACTCGAACTTGG
The nucleotide sequence above comes from Candidatus Angelobacter sp.. Encoded proteins:
- a CDS encoding RHS repeat-associated core domain-containing protein produces the protein MKIKYIPGLPQLLALCGLFVCHNAFAFYNSSTGRWLSRDPVEESDGANIYVFLRNDGISSTDYMGLEWQIQRRGGLRADAKATSTSDTFDDLARNIGLDTSDYKKWAQTSDTKPNLCAVYSIPNTIYIDYGEFKVLDQVPWSIISIWRSQASAARANWEKNVFSYCKAKV